The following are encoded in a window of Heteronotia binoei isolate CCM8104 ecotype False Entrance Well chromosome 9, APGP_CSIRO_Hbin_v1, whole genome shotgun sequence genomic DNA:
- the CEP44 gene encoding centrosomal protein of 44 kDa, translating into MATGDLKGNLRRIEQGLRLLNYSKDVDYTGLAKGDPSAFLPIISYCFTSFSTHIVELLVELDVELTAKNDLRFIEATYKLLRDHFQYKPVLTKHQFLQYGFAERKIQIVCEIISLVYKKHKELSNIKVKSQTRKKIHAVKYEPQASSHLDSVCDDVLNFQQKPQIERHVSKCNIYSPEDVVRKILVEEADTSYNAHEEREVTCAEEPCLNQSQCLWIESTENKDQIKCDEKPLFKDNDDQMKELKSQFAELQEKVNKLNWIEEKLVVLEEKLQGKVIIDERDWNNLLSRILLLETQLLLKPEKINLSTEFNNMNEENASGIHMTPVSPDKEKEELPESLHQSSGYSSLISSDPSPKAMVVNNHDLSKVLEETTIQRMERINKMIEETSELLKTSSSTF; encoded by the exons ATGGCTACGGGAGATCTTAAAGGAAATTTGCGTAGAATAGAACAAGGACTTCGTCTTTTAAATTATTCCAAAGATGTGGATTATACTGG ATTAGCAAAGGGTGATCCATCTGCATTTTTGCCCATCATCAGCTACTGTTTCACATCTTTCTCAACACATATAGTGGAACTTCTGGTGGAACTGGATGTGGAACTTACAGCAAAGAATGATTTGCGCTTTATTGAAGCCACTTATAAG CTTCTCCGGGATCATTTTCAATATAAACCAGTCTTAACAAAACACCAGTTTCTTCAGTATGGCTTTGcagaaagaaaaatacaaattgtTTGTGAAATTATTAGTCTGGTCTATAAAAAACACAAAGAATTAAGTAATATCAAG GTGAAATCCCAAACAAGAAAGAAAATCCATGCTGTTAAATATGAACCACAAGCAAGTTCACATCTTGATTCTGTATGTGATGATGTTCTGAACTTTCAGCAG AAACCTCAAATAGAACGCCATGTGAGTAAATGTAATATATATTCCCCCGAGGATGTAGTCCGTAAAATACTTGTTGAAGAAGCTGATACTTCCTACAATGCACATGAAGAA agggaagTCACATGTGCAGAAGAACCATGCCTAAACCAATCCCAGTGCTTGTGGATCGAGTCAACAGAAAATAAGGACCAAATCAAGTGTGATGAAAAGCCT CTTTTCAAGGATAATGATGATCAAATGAAAGAATTAAAAAGCCAATTTGCTGAACTGCAGGAAAAAGTTAATAAACTGAATTGGATAGAAGAGAAGTTGGTTGTTTTAGAAGAGAAACTGCAGGGTAAAGTGATTATAGATGAGAGAGACTGGAATAATCTGTTGAGTCGCATCTTGCTACTTGAAACACAGCTATTACTGAAACCAGAAAag ATCAATTTATCTACAGAATTTAATAACATGAATGAAGAAAACGCCTCTGGCATACATATGACTCCAGTTTCTCCAG ATAAAGAAAAGGAAGAGCTGCCAGAGAGTCTTCATCAGTCATCTGGATACAGTTCACTGATATCTTCAGACCCATCTCCCAAAGCCATGGTTGTTAATAATCATGATTTATCCAAGGTTTTAGAG GAGACAACAATACAAAGAATGGAACGAATAAACAAAAT GATTGAAGAAACTTCAGAGTTGTTGAAGACCTCAAGCAGCACCTTCTAG